In a single window of the bacterium genome:
- a CDS encoding HD domain-containing phosphohydrolase: MSAAGLSAILGHLNRFLVPQRKPGSGVAARDGAQGDDGTSAPVRQEAALRATETALASSLDVRVVLSVLVDQTIGQLRADAADVLLLDASTQTLKYAAGRGFRTTAAPHHTLHLGTGHAGRAVLERTRVSVPNLRGQIDDPVRQRLFAEEKFRAYDAAPLIARGHVKGVLEVFHRAPAAREEPWFDLLEALAGQAAIAVDNAALFGELQRTNMQLTLAYDRTIEGWSRALDLRDKETEGHSERVAEMTVQLARALAVPEAEIIHVRRGALLHDIGKMALPDSMLFKQGPLTDEEWVIMRLHPIHAYELLAPIDYLRPAVDIPYCHHEKWDGTGYPRGLKGEQIPLAARIFAVVDVLDALRSDRSYRRAWTDARAREYLRTRSGTSFDPGVVKALLAHTEAAG; the protein is encoded by the coding sequence TTGAGTGCCGCCGGTTTGTCGGCAATTCTCGGCCACCTGAATCGGTTTCTGGTCCCGCAGAGGAAGCCCGGCTCCGGCGTTGCCGCCCGCGACGGCGCGCAGGGGGACGACGGGACATCCGCGCCGGTGCGGCAAGAGGCCGCGCTCCGGGCGACCGAGACGGCGCTCGCGTCCAGCCTGGACGTACGGGTGGTCCTCAGCGTCCTCGTTGACCAGACGATCGGCCAACTCCGGGCCGATGCCGCCGACGTCCTTCTGCTCGATGCATCCACCCAGACGCTGAAGTACGCCGCGGGGCGGGGTTTCCGAACCACGGCGGCGCCGCACCACACGCTGCACCTCGGGACAGGTCATGCCGGGCGGGCCGTCCTCGAGCGCACGCGGGTCAGTGTTCCAAACCTTCGTGGTCAGATCGACGACCCCGTCCGGCAGCGGTTGTTCGCCGAGGAGAAATTCCGCGCCTACGACGCGGCGCCGCTGATTGCCCGGGGACACGTCAAAGGGGTCTTGGAAGTCTTCCACCGCGCGCCCGCGGCGCGGGAGGAGCCGTGGTTTGACTTACTCGAGGCGCTGGCGGGGCAGGCGGCCATCGCCGTCGATAATGCCGCCCTCTTCGGGGAGCTGCAGCGAACGAACATGCAACTGACGCTCGCCTATGATCGCACGATCGAAGGATGGTCCCGGGCGCTGGACCTGCGCGACAAGGAGACCGAAGGACACAGCGAGCGCGTCGCGGAGATGACCGTTCAACTTGCGCGCGCCCTGGCCGTGCCGGAGGCCGAGATCATCCACGTCCGGCGCGGGGCTCTGCTGCACGACATCGGCAAGATGGCCCTTCCCGACAGCATGCTGTTCAAACAGGGCCCGTTGACCGACGAGGAGTGGGTCATCATGCGCCTGCATCCCATTCACGCCTACGAATTGCTCGCCCCAATCGACTACCTGCGTCCGGCGGTCGACATTCCATACTGCCATCACGAGAAGTGGGATGGGACGGGGTATCCCCGCGGCCTCAAGGGCGAACAAATTCCATTGGCGGCGCGCATCTTCGCGGTTGTAGACGTCTTGGACGCCCTCCGCTCGGACCGGTCCTACCGCCGTGCGTGGACCGACGCGAGGGCGCGCGAATATCTCCGGACACGCTCCGGCACCTCCTTCGACCCGGGGGTCGTGAAG